The following proteins are encoded in a genomic region of Glycine max cultivar Williams 82 chromosome 18, Glycine_max_v4.0, whole genome shotgun sequence:
- the LOC102670159 gene encoding disease resistance protein RPM1, with protein sequence MAETAVSLAGKHALPKILEAVKMVRDLPKEVRDITDELESFQDFINDADKVAEAEQDDGRCHRIKERVMRLREAAFRMEDVIDEDEYNISGEDKQPGDPRCAALLCEAVDFIKTQILRLQSAYKIQDVKSLVRAERDGFQTHFPLEPRLTSSRGNQDVTWQKLRMDPLFIEEDDVVGLDGPRDTLKNWLTKGREKRTVISVVGIPGVGKTTLAKQVYDQVRNNFECHTLITVSQSYSAEGLLRRLLDELCKVKKEDPPKDVSNMESLTEEVRNRLRNKRYVVLFDDIWSETFWDHIESAVMDNKNGSRILITTRDEKVAGYCKKSSFVEVHKLEKPLTEEESLKLFLRRHFSIVPMEIVQKNLKIYLLKLLESVKVYL encoded by the coding sequence ATGGCAGAAACTGCAGTGTCCTTGGCTGGTAAGCATGCCCTTCCAAAAATATTGGAAGCTGTCAAAATGGTGAGAGATCTCCCAAAAGAAGTTAGAGACATTACAGATGAACTTGAAAGCTTTCAAGATTTCATTAATGATGCTGATAAAGTGGCTGAAGCTGAACAAGATGATGGAAGGTGTCATAGAATAAAAGAAAGGGTGATGCGGCTGAGAGAAGCAGCTTTTCGCATGGAAGATGTCATCGATGAAGATGAATATAACATCTCCGGTGAGGATAAGCAACCTGGTGATCCTCGATGTGCAGCTTTACTATGTGAGGCTGTTGACTTCATCAAAACTCAAATCCTTCGCCTTCAAAGTGCGTACAAGATTCAGGATGTTAAATCGCTTGTTCGTGCTGAAAGAGATGGTTTCCAAACCCATTTTCCTTTAGAACCAAGACTAACAAGTTCTAGAGGAAATCAAGATGTCACCTGGCAGAAACTTCGAATGGATCCCCTCTTTATCGAGGAAGACGATGTTGTGGGTCTTGATGGCCCTAGAGATACATTGAAAAATTGGTTGacaaagggaagagaaaaacgCACTGTCATCTCTGTGGTGGGAATTCCTGGGGTGGGAAAAACCACTCTTGCCAAGCAAGTTTATGACCAGGTGCGTAACAATTTCGAGTGCCATACATTGATCACAGTGTCTCAATCCTACTCTGCAGAAGGACTGCTGAGGCGTTTGTTGGATGAGCTTTGCAAAGTGAAAAAGGAGGACCCTCCCAAGGATGTTTCTAACATGGAGTCGTTGACCGAAGAAGTCAGAAACCGCTTGCGCAACAAGAGGTATGTTGTCTTGTTTGATGACATATGGAGTGAAACATTTTGGGATCACATTGAATCTGCTGTGATGGATAATAAAAATGGAAGTAGGATTTTAATCACAACCAGGGATGAGAAGGTTGCGGGATATTGTAAGAAATCATCATTTGTTGAGGTGCATAAGCTAGAAAAACCATTAACTGAAGAAGAATCATTGAAATTGTTTCTAAGAAGGCATTTCAGTATAGTTCCGATGGAGATTGTCCAGAAGAACTTAAAGATATATCTCTTGAAATTGTTAGAAAGTGTAAAGGTTTACCTCTAG